The following coding sequences lie in one Spirosoma sp. KUDC1026 genomic window:
- a CDS encoding hybrid sensor histidine kinase/response regulator transcription factor, which translates to MRQVSRFVGLLALVFSCQITPTLATVPSPEYITVRNGLPQGTVNAIVQDRQGFIWMATRDGLCRYDGTRFQIFTHDPQQTSSISFSSISSIKEDQVGQLWIQTETNSIDRFDPVTTQATRVSNSVAFRKALDRAAIVSIQPDQQGNVWVATQTNGFFRLHPNGQISQHFWPGQGDVAQRVLHKLLLDKQGDLWLAANDGLFRYEPKSGKFTGYRIAQGLPQNNVLTLHERANGELLLGFPTQVAVFDPSLGRVRRNIPLPVSSRSPIVFTRDSQGVDYVNQYKYTDEEGLSLLPADPKLARFSILSLLVDRSNVRWIGLNGDGIVKYDMTKRPFASWAYETNFQTTWLTQQFGVPISSIPVAIRQQNPFLTRYQFDRQNTLWIGGPDTHPYRYNASRKTFEPVKPAGIEARWLANSTFRLTMLASDPQGDIWGLVGSENQAVARYNPDRQAFTTFPLPLPANNPYVVQAMVADGGRIYLATKNHGLLQAELSTKRLSNWSATDAGARSLPSNALLCLAQDPVKYNHLWIGTFGGGLCRLDKLTGQITRFGVKEGLPGNVIYGIRPDRKGNLWLSTNRGLCRFMTQTSASCTYTVDDGLPSDEFNQFHDIALPDGKLIFGGLDGYTSFHPERIQEDTFAPNVVLTGLHINNQLVRATNPDSPIREDINAVTNISLAHWQNFLAFDFAALQFNQPGKIQYRYRLIGLDKDWVYGSNYPTATYTNLSPNTYTFVVNASNTSGIWSPVTHKLAIDLHPPFWATWWAFAGYTLLLIGAIYLYLRIRLNRIRLRSQIELREQEALQLKNLNEVKNRFFANITHEFRTPLTLILAPLEEVMNQIGDETHRNRLRLVHRNANRLLRLINELLDLAKLDAGTLAVTNTVGNLPEFVDRIVQSFQETARRQAIDLWVQNQLTHEQYWFDASKLDKILTNLVSNALKFTEAGGSIAVTLSKIASNSSQEPSGPVDERILLRIQDTGVGISEKELVQIFNRFYQGKPASANHPGGSGIGLALVKELVDVLHGSIRVDSVPGTGTTFFIELPYRPAQSTDTTSLPLPDAVQPPVPKSGSEASFSILLVEDNNDIAEYVQSILKTDWSVNRVTNGREGMEAALSTAPDLVISDVLMPEMNGYELCTALKANPATSHIPVILLTARTAEESRLEGFQAGADDYIEKPFRAEELRSRVLNRLNQQQRAQQYYRSQLLREGHLPIVGTSPEDEFVNRMYAILENKLDDSSFGVESLASELGISRMHLNRKVKTMTGITPNELIRVVRLHRAADLLMTGAPIAEVADRVGFDTPAYFSKVFKDYYRMTPSEFIEQRRREMA; encoded by the coding sequence GTGAGACAGGTCAGCCGGTTTGTTGGCCTGCTTGCTCTTGTCTTCTCCTGCCAGATTACGCCGACTCTGGCAACTGTTCCCAGTCCTGAATACATTACTGTCCGCAATGGTCTACCCCAGGGGACGGTGAACGCGATCGTACAGGACCGGCAGGGATTTATCTGGATGGCCACCCGCGACGGACTCTGCCGGTACGATGGCACTCGGTTCCAGATTTTCACGCATGATCCGCAGCAGACCTCATCTATTTCGTTCAGCAGCATTTCCAGTATCAAAGAAGATCAGGTGGGGCAACTCTGGATACAAACCGAAACAAACAGCATTGATCGTTTTGATCCGGTCACGACCCAGGCCACGCGGGTGTCTAACTCAGTCGCCTTCCGGAAAGCACTGGACCGGGCCGCCATTGTTAGCATTCAGCCCGATCAGCAGGGGAATGTCTGGGTAGCCACACAAACGAACGGGTTTTTTCGGCTGCATCCAAATGGTCAGATCAGCCAGCATTTCTGGCCAGGCCAGGGAGATGTCGCCCAGCGGGTATTACATAAACTTCTGCTCGACAAACAGGGTGACCTCTGGCTGGCGGCCAACGATGGTCTGTTTCGGTACGAACCTAAATCGGGCAAGTTTACCGGCTACCGAATTGCACAGGGACTGCCGCAAAATAACGTATTGACCCTGCACGAGCGGGCCAATGGAGAACTCCTGCTGGGTTTCCCGACGCAGGTTGCCGTTTTTGACCCATCGTTGGGGCGGGTAAGACGGAACATCCCGCTTCCTGTCTCGTCCAGATCACCGATCGTTTTTACCCGAGACTCACAGGGGGTCGACTACGTCAATCAGTATAAGTACACCGATGAAGAGGGGCTCAGCCTGCTTCCAGCCGACCCAAAACTCGCTCGTTTTTCTATTCTCTCCCTCCTGGTTGACCGCTCTAACGTACGCTGGATTGGTCTGAACGGCGACGGTATCGTGAAGTATGACATGACGAAACGGCCGTTTGCGTCCTGGGCGTACGAAACGAACTTCCAGACGACCTGGCTCACACAGCAGTTTGGCGTTCCCATCAGTAGCATCCCCGTTGCGATTCGGCAACAGAATCCGTTCCTGACCCGGTACCAGTTTGACCGACAAAATACGCTCTGGATTGGCGGACCCGATACGCATCCCTATCGCTACAATGCCAGCCGAAAAACGTTTGAGCCGGTGAAGCCCGCCGGGATTGAAGCTCGCTGGTTAGCGAACAGTACGTTCCGGCTGACCATGCTGGCTTCCGACCCCCAGGGTGACATCTGGGGGCTGGTTGGCTCAGAAAACCAGGCCGTTGCTCGTTACAACCCCGATCGGCAAGCGTTTACTACGTTCCCGTTGCCCCTGCCTGCCAACAATCCGTACGTTGTGCAGGCAATGGTGGCCGACGGCGGCCGGATCTATCTGGCTACCAAAAACCATGGTTTGCTGCAGGCGGAGCTGTCTACCAAACGACTAAGCAACTGGTCAGCTACCGATGCTGGTGCGCGCTCACTACCCAGCAATGCGCTTCTGTGTCTGGCCCAGGACCCGGTAAAATATAATCACCTCTGGATCGGTACGTTTGGCGGAGGGCTCTGCCGTCTGGATAAACTCACGGGGCAAATTACCCGATTTGGCGTAAAAGAAGGGCTACCCGGCAACGTTATTTACGGTATTCGTCCCGACCGGAAAGGGAACCTCTGGCTCAGCACCAACCGGGGACTTTGCCGCTTTATGACCCAGACGTCGGCTTCCTGCACCTACACAGTTGATGATGGACTGCCGAGCGATGAGTTTAATCAGTTTCATGACATCGCCTTACCCGACGGTAAGCTGATTTTTGGCGGCCTTGACGGTTATACGAGTTTCCATCCGGAGCGTATTCAGGAAGATACCTTTGCTCCCAATGTTGTGCTGACAGGTCTGCACATCAACAATCAGCTGGTTCGGGCAACGAACCCGGATTCTCCCATCCGGGAAGATATCAATGCCGTTACGAACATTAGTCTGGCTCACTGGCAGAACTTTCTGGCTTTTGACTTTGCGGCCCTTCAGTTTAATCAACCCGGTAAAATCCAGTATCGCTACCGGCTCATTGGGCTTGATAAGGACTGGGTGTACGGCAGCAATTATCCGACGGCTACGTACACCAATTTGTCGCCTAATACCTACACATTCGTCGTCAACGCGTCTAATACATCCGGTATCTGGAGCCCGGTTACCCATAAACTGGCTATTGACCTCCATCCGCCTTTCTGGGCAACCTGGTGGGCATTTGCAGGCTACACCCTTCTGCTGATCGGTGCTATTTATCTCTACCTCCGCATCCGGCTGAACCGGATCCGACTCAGGAGTCAGATTGAACTGCGCGAGCAGGAAGCCCTGCAGCTCAAGAATCTGAACGAGGTTAAGAACCGCTTTTTCGCCAACATTACGCATGAATTTCGCACCCCGCTTACATTAATCCTGGCCCCGCTGGAGGAGGTGATGAACCAAATTGGCGACGAAACACACCGCAACCGGCTCCGCTTGGTTCACCGAAACGCCAATCGCCTTCTCCGGCTAATCAACGAACTCCTCGATCTGGCAAAACTGGACGCTGGAACTCTGGCCGTTACCAATACTGTCGGCAATCTACCGGAGTTCGTCGATCGGATTGTCCAGTCGTTTCAGGAAACTGCCCGACGACAGGCAATTGATTTATGGGTTCAAAACCAGCTTACCCATGAGCAGTACTGGTTTGATGCAAGCAAGCTGGACAAGATCCTCACCAACCTGGTTTCCAATGCACTGAAATTTACGGAAGCGGGCGGTTCCATCGCCGTAACACTGAGCAAAATTGCCTCGAATTCATCTCAAGAACCGTCTGGCCCTGTAGACGAACGAATTCTGTTACGTATTCAGGATACAGGCGTGGGAATTTCCGAAAAAGAACTGGTTCAAATCTTCAACCGATTTTATCAGGGTAAACCGGCCAGTGCGAACCATCCGGGCGGATCGGGTATCGGGCTGGCGCTGGTTAAGGAGCTAGTGGATGTGCTGCACGGGTCCATCCGCGTCGATAGCGTTCCCGGTACGGGCACTACTTTCTTTATTGAACTTCCATATCGTCCGGCGCAGTCCACGGATACTACGTCTCTTCCCTTGCCCGATGCGGTCCAGCCTCCGGTACCAAAGTCTGGTTCAGAAGCCAGCTTCAGTATTCTGCTCGTTGAGGACAACAACGATATTGCCGAGTACGTACAGAGTATTCTCAAAACCGACTGGTCGGTAAACCGGGTCACCAATGGACGAGAAGGTATGGAAGCGGCTCTCAGCACAGCGCCGGATCTGGTTATCAGCGACGTGTTGATGCCGGAAATGAACGGTTACGAGCTCTGTACTGCGCTCAAGGCAAACCCGGCTACCAGTCATATTCCTGTTATACTGCTAACGGCCCGCACCGCCGAAGAAAGTCGGCTGGAAGGGTTTCAGGCGGGGGCAGATGATTACATCGAAAAACCATTCCGGGCCGAGGAATTACGGAGTCGGGTTCTTAACCGACTGAATCAGCAGCAACGGGCGCAGCAATACTATCGGAGCCAGCTCCTGCGCGAAGGGCATTTACCCATTGTCGGTACTTCGCCGGAAGACGAGTTCGTAAATCGGATGTACGCCA
- a CDS encoding SRPBCC family protein — translation MHLVLKTKVNQPLPVVWAGFDRTLFGQLNPPFPPVKVKRFDGCQQGDIVQIELNFLLFRQDWVSQIVDQQTTDSEIYFVDQGVRLPFFLARWHHRHRLLRDPSGTTVIVDDIHFRTPFLLADFLFYPIMWLLFAYRKPVYRRIFK, via the coding sequence ATGCATCTCGTTCTAAAAACAAAGGTTAACCAACCGCTTCCTGTTGTCTGGGCGGGTTTCGACCGGACGTTGTTCGGCCAGCTTAATCCACCGTTTCCGCCCGTTAAGGTGAAGCGGTTTGATGGTTGTCAGCAGGGCGATATTGTGCAGATAGAACTTAACTTTCTTCTTTTTCGACAGGATTGGGTGAGCCAAATCGTTGATCAGCAAACAACCGATTCCGAAATTTACTTTGTCGACCAGGGTGTTCGTTTGCCCTTTTTTCTGGCCCGCTGGCACCATCGGCACCGGCTGTTACGCGACCCATCGGGCACCACCGTCATCGTGGACGATATTCACTTCCGCACTCCCTTCTTGCTCGCCGATTTCCTGTTCTACCCGATTATGTGGCTGCTGTTTGCGTACCGCAAGCCAGTTTACCGTCGAATATTTAAGTAA
- a CDS encoding dicarboxylate/amino acid:cation symporter: MKLPNLTTRIFLGMVLGILIGYFFPATDSGFSGTDLNILSKIFLRLIKMIIGPLVFSTLVVGIAKLGDFGAVGRIGLKTLAYFYFATILSLIVGLLVVNIMKPGEVMSLPLPAAGTDTGIEVKKMSFENFIAHIFPTSFAESLATNEILQIVVFSIFFGVAVGAIGAQGKVMIKALDALSHVMFKVTSYVMGFAPFGVLGAIAAVVAQQGLGILTGYAYLILCFFGGLLFFLFAVLSAICLVVGIPYMALLREIKDAVVLSFSTASSEASFPQTIEALRRFGCSERIISFVLPLGYSFNLDGSMLYMTFATAFIAQAYHVPLSFEQQITMMLTLMITSKGVAGVPRASLVIIAGTMSMFNLPIEGLALLLGIDQVLDMGRSATSVAGNAVATCVISKWEGEFRTEPVETEDAVV; this comes from the coding sequence ATGAAACTTCCCAACCTGACAACTCGAATTTTCCTGGGCATGGTGCTCGGTATCCTCATCGGATACTTTTTTCCGGCTACCGACTCGGGCTTTTCCGGGACCGATCTGAACATCCTGTCCAAGATCTTTTTGCGGCTGATCAAAATGATTATTGGACCGCTGGTGTTTTCAACGCTTGTTGTTGGGATTGCTAAACTCGGCGATTTTGGAGCCGTGGGTCGTATTGGCCTGAAAACATTGGCGTATTTCTACTTCGCCACCATTCTGTCACTCATCGTTGGTTTGCTGGTTGTCAACATCATGAAACCCGGTGAGGTCATGAGTCTGCCGCTTCCAGCCGCTGGCACCGACACGGGTATCGAAGTCAAGAAAATGTCCTTCGAAAACTTCATTGCGCACATTTTCCCGACCAGCTTTGCCGAATCACTGGCTACTAACGAAATTCTTCAGATCGTCGTTTTTAGTATTTTCTTCGGGGTGGCCGTTGGCGCTATCGGCGCCCAGGGAAAAGTCATGATTAAAGCGCTGGACGCCCTGTCGCACGTGATGTTCAAAGTGACCAGCTACGTCATGGGTTTTGCTCCATTTGGCGTACTAGGTGCTATTGCAGCCGTGGTAGCGCAGCAGGGACTCGGTATCCTGACTGGCTACGCGTACCTGATTCTCTGCTTCTTCGGTGGTCTGCTTTTCTTTTTGTTCGCCGTTCTGTCAGCCATTTGTCTGGTAGTTGGAATCCCTTACATGGCCTTACTTCGGGAGATTAAGGACGCGGTAGTCCTGTCGTTCAGCACCGCCAGTTCCGAAGCGTCGTTTCCCCAGACGATTGAAGCGTTACGCCGTTTTGGCTGTTCGGAGCGGATTATCTCTTTTGTACTGCCGCTGGGGTATTCGTTCAACCTCGATGGTTCGATGCTGTACATGACCTTCGCTACGGCGTTCATCGCCCAGGCCTACCACGTACCACTCAGCTTTGAGCAGCAGATAACCATGATGCTAACACTGATGATTACCTCGAAAGGTGTAGCGGGCGTTCCCCGGGCTTCACTGGTGATCATTGCCGGTACGATGTCGATGTTCAACCTGCCGATCGAAGGGCTGGCGTTGCTGCTGGGGATTGACCAGGTGCTCGACATGGGACGTAGTGCAACCAGCGTAGCTGGTAATGCCGTGGCTACCTGCGTTATTTCCAAGTGGGAAGGCGAGTTCCGGACCGAGCCCGTCGAGACGGAAGATGCAGTTGTCTGA
- a CDS encoding ABC transporter ATP-binding protein, with translation MNILETHHIVKQYAEHRALDNVSLSVPQGSIFGLLGPNGAGKTSLIRIINQITAPDSGDVLLAGERLNPGHIKRIGYLPEERGLYKKMKVGEQLLYLAQLKGLTEKQAMDKLKIWFVKFDIKTWWSKNVEDLSKGMQQKVQFVATVMHEPDLVILDEPFSGFDPINANLIKDEILELRAKGKTIIFSTHRMESVEELCDHIALINRSHKVLDGPKRTIKEQFKTHTYHVEYQGSLAMLPPAFEVLKTVPTEDPTFLRSDIRIPADAAVNDLIRHLLDRVAIRSFGENIPSMNDIFIQAVGEVPTT, from the coding sequence ATGAATATTCTTGAAACGCATCACATTGTCAAACAGTATGCCGAGCACCGGGCGCTGGACAATGTGAGCCTGTCCGTACCGCAGGGCAGTATTTTTGGTTTGCTTGGTCCCAACGGTGCCGGTAAAACGTCGCTTATCCGGATTATTAACCAGATCACCGCTCCTGATTCGGGCGATGTTTTGCTGGCGGGCGAACGTCTGAATCCCGGTCATATCAAGCGTATTGGCTACCTGCCCGAAGAGCGAGGGCTATACAAGAAAATGAAAGTTGGGGAGCAACTGCTCTATCTGGCGCAGTTGAAAGGGCTGACCGAAAAACAGGCGATGGACAAACTGAAAATCTGGTTTGTCAAATTCGACATCAAGACCTGGTGGTCGAAAAACGTCGAAGACCTGTCGAAGGGGATGCAGCAGAAGGTGCAGTTCGTGGCCACGGTGATGCACGAGCCTGATCTGGTGATTCTGGACGAACCTTTTTCCGGCTTTGACCCGATCAACGCCAACCTGATCAAAGACGAGATTCTGGAACTCCGCGCCAAGGGGAAAACGATTATTTTCTCAACCCACCGCATGGAGTCTGTTGAGGAACTCTGCGATCACATCGCGCTCATCAACCGATCTCACAAAGTACTGGACGGACCCAAGCGCACAATTAAGGAGCAGTTCAAAACGCACACGTATCACGTTGAATACCAAGGCTCACTGGCGATGCTCCCGCCAGCCTTCGAGGTGCTAAAAACCGTACCAACAGAAGACCCAACGTTCTTACGTTCCGACATTCGCATTCCCGCTGACGCGGCCGTCAACGACCTGATCCGGCACCTGCTCGACCGGGTAGCCATTCGTTCGTTTGGTGAGAATATTCCGAGCATGAATGACATTTTCATTCAAGCCGTTGGCGAAGTGCCTACTACCTAA
- a CDS encoding ABC transporter permease: MRTIFLIIKREYLVRVRKKSFIIMTILGPLLIFGFYATIFWAAISSVNQKKVAVLDESGRFVNQFKNDDETIYTYPKNPLPSAKKTFVKDGFDALVYIPANVIEKPKSVQIFAEKSVSLSLQNKIERAISKEIEQIKLREAGITQKIIEDAKINVDAQTISMSAEGERNSNATATTIIGGVCAMLIYISVLIYGTQVMRGVMEEKSNRIVEVIISSVKPFQLMMGKIIGVALVGLTQFLLWIVLTVGLMTVGSQLMGQTQSAQSAMATRMGGMPGQADVQQKLATADNPIADFFQAVETLNVPLIVGCFLFYFLGGYLLYSALFGAVGAAVDNETETQQFMFPITIPIIAAIAFSQFVVRDPDGPLAFWTSMVPLTSPIVMMVRIPFGVPVWELALSMLLLVLGFVGTIWLAGRIYRVGILMYGKKITYRELSKWLFYKA; the protein is encoded by the coding sequence ATGAGAACAATTTTTCTTATTATCAAACGCGAATATCTGGTCCGGGTACGGAAGAAGTCGTTCATTATTATGACGATTCTGGGGCCGCTGTTGATTTTCGGTTTTTACGCGACGATCTTTTGGGCCGCCATCAGCTCCGTCAATCAGAAGAAAGTAGCCGTGCTGGACGAAAGCGGCCGGTTCGTCAATCAGTTCAAAAACGATGACGAAACGATCTATACATACCCGAAAAATCCGCTGCCGTCGGCTAAGAAAACATTCGTGAAAGACGGCTTCGACGCGCTGGTCTACATCCCGGCGAACGTGATCGAAAAGCCTAAGTCCGTACAGATCTTCGCCGAAAAAAGCGTGAGTTTATCACTGCAGAACAAGATTGAGCGGGCTATTTCAAAAGAAATCGAGCAGATCAAACTGCGGGAAGCCGGTATTACGCAGAAGATTATCGAAGACGCCAAGATCAACGTCGACGCACAGACGATCAGCATGAGCGCTGAGGGCGAACGGAACAGCAACGCTACGGCAACGACTATTATTGGGGGCGTCTGCGCTATGTTGATTTATATCTCGGTGCTGATTTACGGTACACAGGTGATGCGGGGAGTTATGGAGGAAAAAAGCAACCGGATTGTAGAGGTCATCATTTCGTCGGTGAAGCCATTTCAGCTGATGATGGGCAAAATTATCGGGGTTGCTCTGGTGGGCCTGACACAGTTTTTGCTCTGGATTGTGCTGACCGTTGGCCTGATGACTGTCGGGTCGCAGTTGATGGGGCAAACCCAGTCTGCCCAGTCAGCCATGGCGACCCGGATGGGTGGCATGCCCGGGCAGGCTGACGTACAGCAGAAGCTGGCGACGGCCGACAACCCCATTGCCGACTTCTTTCAGGCGGTCGAAACCCTCAACGTGCCGTTGATCGTTGGCTGCTTTCTGTTCTATTTCTTAGGTGGGTACCTGCTTTACAGTGCCCTGTTTGGGGCGGTAGGGGCGGCCGTCGATAACGAGACGGAGACCCAGCAGTTTATGTTTCCGATTACAATTCCGATCATTGCCGCCATTGCTTTCTCGCAGTTTGTCGTGCGCGACCCCGACGGACCGCTGGCGTTTTGGACGTCGATGGTCCCGCTGACGTCGCCCATCGTGATGATGGTTCGGATTCCGTTTGGTGTACCCGTCTGGGAGTTAGCACTGTCGATGCTCTTGCTGGTGCTGGGCTTTGTAGGAACCATCTGGCTGGCAGGACGTATTTACCGCGTTGGTATTCTGATGTACGGCAAAAAGATTACGTACCGTGAATTATCGAAATGGCTCTTTTATAAAGCCTGA
- a CDS encoding helix-hairpin-helix domain-containing protein yields MLSRFQSLVRDYFGLSHREVRGFLVLLLLIVFCLLIPFAYRFLVTSEPADTSLTDQRKLDSLVALMKTEEAKQPAFGAREQEKTTTERFSEPKLFAFDPNTASVADWQQLGLPRWMAERIEKYRNKGGTFRRKEDLLKIYDFPAELYDQLEPYITLKSASPADYGNAHTGRRPAFDRDEERVANRPAYTERYVKPALQPFDINTADTAQLIALKGIGVTLASRIVKYRDALGGFYSTEQFREVYGLDSLALGELTKFGKIQTAARKVAINTASAEELDRFPFLSRRQAQTIVSYREQHGAYTSADALKPIRLLDAKTIEKLTPYISF; encoded by the coding sequence ATGCTTTCTCGTTTTCAATCGCTGGTACGCGACTATTTTGGCCTGTCGCACCGGGAGGTGCGTGGCTTTCTCGTCTTACTCCTGCTCATTGTTTTCTGTCTGCTGATTCCGTTCGCGTACCGGTTTCTGGTGACTTCAGAGCCCGCCGACACGTCGCTGACCGATCAGCGCAAGCTGGATAGCTTGGTCGCGTTGATGAAAACGGAGGAGGCAAAACAACCCGCTTTCGGCGCCCGTGAGCAGGAGAAAACAACCACCGAACGGTTCAGCGAACCTAAACTTTTCGCCTTTGATCCGAACACGGCCAGCGTAGCCGACTGGCAGCAACTGGGCCTGCCGCGCTGGATGGCCGAACGTATCGAGAAATACCGAAACAAAGGCGGTACTTTTCGCCGGAAAGAAGATCTGCTCAAGATTTATGATTTCCCCGCTGAACTGTATGACCAACTGGAGCCGTACATCACGCTGAAATCGGCATCACCGGCCGATTACGGAAACGCTCACACGGGCCGTCGGCCAGCGTTCGATAGGGACGAAGAACGGGTTGCTAATCGACCCGCCTACACGGAACGCTACGTTAAGCCTGCCCTTCAACCCTTCGACATCAACACTGCCGACACGGCTCAGTTGATTGCCCTGAAAGGCATTGGTGTTACGTTAGCCAGCCGGATTGTTAAATACCGCGATGCCCTGGGCGGATTCTACTCGACCGAACAGTTTCGGGAAGTGTATGGCCTGGACTCGCTGGCGTTGGGGGAATTAACTAAGTTCGGTAAAATTCAGACAGCGGCCCGGAAGGTGGCGATCAATACGGCCAGTGCCGAAGAACTCGACCGGTTCCCCTTTCTATCGCGTCGGCAGGCGCAGACTATCGTGAGCTACCGGGAACAGCATGGCGCTTACACCTCTGCCGACGCCCTGAAGCCGATCCGGCTGCTGGACGCGAAAACCATCGAGAAACTGACACCTTACATCAGCTTTTAA
- the rlmD gene encoding 23S rRNA (uracil(1939)-C(5))-methyltransferase RlmD, whose protein sequence is MRRRSHKAPERLYAVSIDAVAAEGKCIVRTDEGVIFVENPTGGPGVAPGDVVDLRITNKKKQYREAVAEQVLERSAVRADPFCEHFGTCGGCKWQHIRYEEQLRFKHQQVLDHLSRIGKVALPDFHPIMAAEPTRYYRNKLEYTCAEGRWLTSAEVHTGEAMDPRAVGFHIPGRFDKVLPIHQCYLQPDPSNAIRLAVAEYARVNDVSMYNLKHHTGFLRTLIIRTASSGQLMVTVQVAQDQPEMLTALLGFLQTNFPEITSLNYIINTKKNDSYQDQEVINWAGNPYIEEIMDDGSGKPLVFRVGPKSFYQTNAQQAFNLYKVTRDWAGLTGNERVYDLYTGTGTIALFVARRAQHVVGVEYVEASVADARINAQVNDIHNTTFVAGDMRNILVDSFFDQHGRPDVVITDPPRAGMDEEVTRQLLKAGPQRIVYVSCNTATQARDLGILDEGYSVASVQPVDMFPHTHHVENVVLLQKR, encoded by the coding sequence ATGCGCAGAAGAAGTCATAAAGCCCCCGAACGTTTATACGCGGTTTCGATCGATGCCGTGGCAGCCGAGGGGAAGTGTATTGTCCGCACCGACGAGGGCGTCATTTTTGTAGAAAACCCAACGGGCGGCCCCGGCGTAGCACCGGGCGATGTTGTGGATCTGCGAATTACGAATAAGAAAAAACAATACCGTGAAGCCGTTGCCGAGCAGGTTCTTGAACGTTCAGCCGTTCGCGCCGATCCATTCTGTGAGCACTTTGGCACCTGTGGCGGCTGCAAGTGGCAGCACATCCGCTACGAGGAGCAGCTGCGGTTCAAGCACCAGCAGGTGCTCGATCATCTGAGCCGGATTGGTAAAGTAGCCCTGCCCGATTTTCACCCCATCATGGCCGCCGAGCCGACCCGCTATTACCGGAATAAGCTTGAATACACCTGCGCCGAAGGCCGCTGGCTGACCTCCGCCGAAGTGCATACGGGCGAAGCGATGGACCCACGCGCGGTTGGTTTTCACATTCCAGGGCGTTTCGACAAGGTACTGCCCATTCACCAGTGTTATCTGCAGCCTGATCCCTCCAACGCGATCCGATTGGCGGTGGCGGAGTACGCGCGGGTGAATGACGTCAGTATGTACAATCTGAAACACCACACGGGCTTTCTTCGTACGCTAATTATCCGGACGGCTTCGTCGGGACAGCTGATGGTTACGGTTCAGGTGGCGCAGGATCAACCGGAGATGTTGACTGCGTTGCTGGGCTTTCTGCAGACAAACTTCCCCGAGATTACGTCGCTGAACTACATCATCAATACCAAGAAAAACGACAGTTACCAGGATCAGGAAGTCATCAACTGGGCCGGAAATCCGTACATCGAGGAAATCATGGACGATGGCAGTGGTAAACCACTGGTGTTCCGCGTTGGGCCGAAATCATTTTATCAGACCAACGCTCAGCAGGCGTTCAATCTCTACAAAGTTACCCGCGACTGGGCGGGCCTGACCGGTAACGAACGAGTGTATGACCTCTACACCGGAACCGGCACAATTGCTTTATTCGTGGCCCGCCGGGCGCAGCACGTAGTGGGTGTTGAGTACGTTGAAGCGTCGGTGGCCGATGCGCGGATCAATGCGCAGGTAAACGACATTCATAATACGACCTTTGTGGCTGGCGATATGCGTAACATTCTCGTTGACTCGTTCTTCGATCAGCACGGCCGCCCCGATGTAGTTATCACCGATCCACCCCGCGCCGGCATGGATGAGGAAGTAACCCGCCAGCTCCTGAAAGCGGGTCCACAACGGATTGTGTACGTCAGCTGCAATACGGCGACTCAAGCCCGCGACCTGGGTATTCTTGACGAGGGGTACAGCGTGGCAAGCGTCCAGCCCGTCGACATGTTCCCCCATACGCACCACGTCGAGAACGTAGTGCTGCTCCAGAAACGATAA